One genomic window of Polyangium aurulentum includes the following:
- a CDS encoding DUF2971 domain-containing protein gives MDALYRLRSMDALLSKFHELEQQEIYLSSPSRLNDPMEGYKDVFWDGDSTLWENLLGHYILSLVWATVYCLVADGNTFEPPPIAAMLSDDRLPTDAARDIYRNARRSFFSDATVADLPKALASIGIPLRAYSLRMVLNAVHLRALNLVAAELKQRNMMPAGYLKGLPDGTPITELLNTLSSELQDATERSAFVETLAFQAAHISDTRVLHFFDDAADAASLARLNKKFFLVWDFPRHYVAGISEQLIHPSWFTACFTATCQNASMWSVYADEHRGAALVFKPTPDSRGRPSLTLSMVTGMSSSPKVPEGLPIRGKVQATLYPVIYSNRAPQVDFFKYLGQLPMPQMERQWYTDQSGTISPMLQRIYADEDIWREQFWQLLYDAASTKLEDWKHEQEYRLIVPDPLGLKKGNQKATFDFSELGGIVFGMNAKTHDKLAVMRIVKDKCEKLGRKDLQFWQMRYLPSKGQLVVV, from the coding sequence ATGGACGCCCTGTACCGCCTCAGATCAATGGACGCGCTTCTGTCCAAGTTTCACGAACTGGAACAACAAGAGATCTATCTGTCATCGCCAAGTCGCTTGAACGATCCCATGGAGGGGTACAAGGATGTCTTCTGGGACGGCGACTCAACGCTCTGGGAGAACCTCCTCGGTCATTACATACTGTCTTTAGTGTGGGCTACAGTGTACTGTCTGGTGGCGGACGGTAACACATTTGAGCCACCGCCGATTGCCGCGATGCTCTCTGACGATCGTCTTCCGACGGACGCAGCAAGAGACATCTACCGCAACGCGCGCAGGTCCTTCTTCTCTGATGCCACCGTAGCCGACCTGCCAAAGGCCCTCGCCTCCATCGGGATACCGCTCCGCGCTTACAGTCTCCGAATGGTCCTTAACGCCGTGCACTTGCGCGCGCTCAACCTAGTGGCTGCTGAGCTGAAGCAGCGCAACATGATGCCAGCCGGGTACTTGAAAGGTCTGCCGGATGGCACGCCGATTACTGAGCTGTTGAATACGCTGAGCTCGGAACTCCAAGATGCGACCGAGCGGAGCGCTTTTGTTGAGACTCTCGCTTTCCAGGCGGCCCACATTTCTGACACTCGAGTTCTGCATTTCTTCGACGATGCAGCAGACGCAGCCAGTCTGGCGCGACTCAACAAGAAATTCTTCCTTGTATGGGATTTCCCGCGTCACTACGTTGCCGGCATCAGTGAGCAGCTCATTCACCCGAGTTGGTTCACTGCGTGCTTTACGGCAACATGCCAGAATGCGTCCATGTGGTCTGTTTACGCCGATGAACATCGAGGCGCCGCACTTGTGTTCAAGCCTACGCCCGATTCCCGCGGTAGACCTTCTCTCACTTTAAGTATGGTGACGGGAATGTCCTCCTCGCCAAAAGTGCCAGAAGGGCTTCCTATCCGCGGCAAGGTTCAGGCAACGCTATACCCAGTCATCTACTCCAACAGAGCGCCGCAGGTCGACTTCTTCAAGTACCTCGGCCAGCTCCCCATGCCACAGATGGAGCGCCAGTGGTACACCGATCAGTCTGGGACTATCAGTCCCATGCTGCAGCGAATATACGCTGACGAAGACATCTGGCGAGAACAATTCTGGCAACTGCTATACGATGCCGCTAGCACAAAGCTGGAGGATTGGAAACATGAGCAGGAATATCGGCTCATCGTTCCCGATCCGCTCGGCCTGAAGAAGGGTAACCAGAAGGCGACGTTCGACTTCTCTGAGCTGGGTGGAATCGTTTTCGGCATGAACGCCAAGACTCACGACAAGTTGGCGGTCATGCGCATAGTCAAAGACAAGTGCGAAAAACTAGGGAGGAAAGACCTCCAATTCTGGCAGATGCGGTATCTTCCTAGCAAGGGTCAACTTGTCGTGGTGTAA
- a CDS encoding NFACT RNA binding domain-containing protein encodes MADDLNKSDNSDLHHPLLSALAPLLGARIEAAHLCPETGLLALAAYAGQRIILGAGLGPHATGLGLLPRVPRSRAPSSHPLVAAMRAHLVDRRVASLFVSPDGALCLLAGSEDGATARLSLHIGRKGRACVVAPSGATISWPVGAEADPSPTPIERFTSSISSTDDLANLGAALLEASDRRALESRRAFLLRTVKMRLKALERRAEAVGGDLARLDDAPRLQKIGRLLTAQASRIPRGAARATLDDWEEGGSIEISLDPDKPAKAQAETFFAKARRLQRGAAVMRQRLDETLRAAALLPPIADAIASAPLEPAALDALATRARAAGVAIADSPSASSASAKPTRRDPQERRPFHTFHGSGGKPILVGRGGKDNDALITKFARPHDLWLHAKNIHGAHVIVPLEKGANPPADLLVDAATLAAHFSDARGESACEVSYVERRHVRKPRKSAPGAVTFDREKVITVRVEPARLARLLSSKEET; translated from the coding sequence ATGGCGGACGACCTCAACAAATCCGACAACTCCGACCTCCACCATCCCCTCCTCTCCGCCCTCGCGCCTCTCCTCGGCGCTCGCATCGAGGCTGCTCACCTCTGCCCTGAAACCGGCCTCCTCGCCCTCGCCGCCTACGCCGGCCAGCGCATCATCCTCGGCGCTGGCCTCGGGCCACACGCGACCGGGCTCGGCCTCCTCCCTCGCGTCCCTCGCTCGCGCGCGCCCTCCTCGCATCCACTCGTCGCCGCCATGCGCGCCCACCTCGTCGATCGGCGCGTCGCCTCCCTCTTCGTCTCCCCTGATGGCGCCCTCTGCCTCCTCGCCGGCTCCGAGGACGGCGCCACCGCGCGCCTCTCCCTCCATATCGGCCGCAAGGGACGCGCCTGCGTCGTCGCTCCCTCCGGCGCCACCATCTCCTGGCCCGTCGGAGCGGAGGCCGATCCCTCCCCTACCCCCATCGAGCGTTTCACCTCCAGCATCTCCTCCACAGACGACCTCGCCAACCTCGGCGCCGCGCTGCTCGAGGCCAGCGATCGACGCGCACTCGAATCGCGTCGCGCTTTCCTCCTCCGCACCGTCAAAATGCGCCTCAAGGCCCTCGAACGCCGCGCAGAGGCCGTCGGGGGAGATCTCGCTCGGCTCGACGACGCTCCTCGACTCCAGAAAATAGGCCGGCTCCTCACCGCCCAGGCCAGCCGCATCCCGCGCGGCGCGGCGCGCGCTACCCTCGACGACTGGGAAGAGGGCGGCTCCATCGAAATCAGCCTCGATCCCGATAAACCTGCCAAAGCTCAGGCCGAAACCTTCTTTGCAAAAGCTCGGCGGCTCCAGCGCGGCGCGGCCGTCATGCGCCAGCGCCTCGACGAGACCCTCCGCGCCGCCGCCCTCCTTCCCCCCATCGCGGACGCCATCGCCTCCGCTCCCCTCGAGCCCGCGGCCCTCGATGCCCTCGCCACGCGCGCTCGCGCCGCCGGGGTCGCCATCGCGGACAGCCCCTCCGCCTCCTCCGCCTCCGCCAAACCCACCCGGCGCGACCCACAGGAGCGCAGGCCGTTCCACACCTTCCATGGTTCGGGCGGAAAACCCATCCTCGTGGGCCGCGGCGGCAAGGACAATGACGCGCTCATCACCAAGTTTGCCCGCCCCCACGACCTCTGGCTCCACGCCAAGAACATCCACGGCGCCCACGTCATCGTCCCCCTCGAAAAAGGCGCCAATCCGCCCGCGGACCTCCTCGTCGACGCTGCCACCCTCGCCGCTCACTTCAGCGACGCCCGCGGCGAGAGCGCTTGCGAGGTGAGCTACGTCGAGCGACGGCATGTCAGAAAGCCCAGAAAGAGCGCGCCCGGCGCCGTCACCTTCGACCGCGAGAAGGTCATCACCGTCCGCGTCGAGCCCGCTCGCCTCGCGCGCCTCCTCTCCTCCAAGGAAGAGACGTGA
- a CDS encoding tetratricopeptide repeat protein — protein sequence MRSMATLLVPALGVCLALAGCGSSNPEPNDPSSNEAKTTTQKPAESGPDAALLGEVRQLNSLLAAIDKSDSGRPKALDRLGEALLELSQNNRQRAIEIDPAAASIPAPPEPKLPEGEEGSDAPPPPNAVRAPELPPHPAESLKRLKPEAQKRIQLADKMAAEAVKAHRKLMNEHPDYPGLDKVLFRLGNLFVQYGQASAARPVYLTLIDKFPKSPLAPEAYMAFAEFFFAEENYENSYKLFAKVVEYPPSERTSVAGYKLALSLHKLSRLDEAWKALEVAASSARIHGPATTVDEIYRDAPKLAATRKPLSAPDAAQFFVRLAEGREDVIKQELNRLAQILEDESRPLEAVEVLHVLSDRTPSEKCAITARAIEVATRSGNNAIRTDEVKRALRLGCKQP from the coding sequence ATGCGATCGATGGCCACGCTCCTCGTACCCGCGCTCGGCGTTTGCCTCGCGCTCGCCGGTTGCGGCTCCTCCAACCCGGAGCCCAACGACCCCTCGTCCAACGAGGCCAAGACAACCACCCAGAAACCCGCCGAGTCAGGCCCCGACGCCGCGCTCCTCGGCGAGGTCCGACAGCTCAACTCCCTGCTCGCCGCCATCGACAAGAGCGACTCGGGCCGCCCCAAGGCCCTCGACCGCCTCGGCGAAGCCCTCCTCGAGCTGTCCCAAAACAACCGCCAGCGCGCCATCGAGATCGACCCGGCCGCGGCCTCGATCCCCGCGCCCCCCGAGCCCAAGTTGCCCGAAGGAGAAGAGGGCTCCGACGCGCCGCCTCCGCCCAACGCCGTGCGCGCGCCCGAGCTGCCCCCGCACCCGGCCGAGTCGCTCAAGCGCCTCAAGCCCGAGGCGCAGAAGCGCATCCAGCTCGCCGACAAGATGGCCGCCGAGGCCGTCAAGGCGCACCGCAAGCTCATGAACGAGCACCCCGATTACCCGGGGCTGGACAAGGTCCTCTTCCGCCTCGGCAACCTCTTCGTGCAGTACGGCCAGGCCTCGGCCGCGCGCCCCGTGTATCTCACCTTGATCGACAAGTTCCCGAAGAGCCCCCTCGCGCCCGAGGCGTACATGGCCTTCGCCGAGTTCTTCTTCGCCGAGGAGAACTACGAGAACTCGTACAAGCTCTTCGCCAAGGTCGTCGAGTACCCGCCCAGCGAGCGCACCTCCGTCGCCGGCTACAAGCTCGCGCTCTCGCTCCACAAACTGAGTCGCCTCGACGAGGCTTGGAAGGCCCTCGAGGTCGCCGCGAGCTCCGCGCGCATCCACGGGCCCGCGACGACCGTCGACGAGATCTACCGCGACGCGCCCAAGCTCGCCGCCACGCGCAAGCCCCTGTCCGCGCCCGACGCCGCGCAGTTCTTCGTGCGCCTCGCCGAGGGCCGCGAGGACGTCATCAAGCAGGAGCTGAACCGCCTCGCCCAGATCCTCGAGGACGAGAGCCGCCCGCTCGAGGCCGTCGAGGTCCTGCACGTCCTGTCCGACCGCACCCCCTCGGAGAAGTGCGCGATCACCGCCCGCGCCATCGAGGTCGCGACCCGCAGCGGCAACAACGCGATCCGCACCGACGAGGTCAAGCGCGCCCTTCGCCTCGGCTGCAAGCAGCCTTAG
- a CDS encoding PD40 domain-containing protein, whose product MSRRTLGLGWLIGLVGLVGYAACGGSGEGSSEAGGAGAAGGGASGADASDDGLFTDHGPIVALTVEPASALIDVKDGKGAPVTFQAIATFQDQTKSAVSADWTFDRPDVALVNTSSGVLTAGGKLGGKGTVTANAGGITATADVTVKLHVVDNAAGLTPAEQAAFDTPNGAPSGAILYPYDKTVFARGILAPEIMWNGGAAGDAWLVHIEEAYLDAKIYTKADPPSGYLMSEDFWNSLSVSNAGESVKVSVSRLSGGTAYAPVAQTWTIAQGDLRGSIYYWAVNTGQLMKIAPGEAVPSLVFDSGSVDDLGTPAPADYDGETPPWSNGTNGKRCAACHTVSKDGSRIAAVFERKNSPASPWGTIDLTLSQPAVIQMTSYASQTIFVALSPDGKIGVQNDADFRLRMKDATTGAAIASGLDAFVDNMAAPAFAPDGTMMAFASNITGGYPVEYSRGDLDVVDFNMATNEVTNRRQIVNAGNSAVGFPSFSPDSKWVLYQRGDFSRAKYGVNSVGHNDLYMADVAKGVGEIALNAANGVGYLEPRNRLINYQPTVNPIAVGGYMWVVFVSPRDYGNKMLSAADPTYENRKQLWVAAVNMDPKPGEDPSHPAFFLRGQDLNTTNMSGYWALEACKGEGAGCAQGFECCTGFCQPDGNGSYACVQPPANQCSQIGEKCTTDGDCCGSPQTKCIGGFCAQGQPK is encoded by the coding sequence ATGTCGCGTCGCACTCTTGGACTTGGCTGGTTGATCGGGCTCGTGGGGCTCGTTGGGTATGCTGCATGCGGTGGCTCGGGCGAGGGCTCGTCCGAGGCGGGCGGGGCGGGCGCGGCAGGGGGCGGTGCGAGCGGCGCGGATGCGTCGGACGACGGGCTGTTCACCGATCACGGCCCCATCGTCGCGCTGACCGTGGAGCCTGCGTCGGCGCTGATCGACGTGAAGGACGGCAAGGGCGCGCCGGTCACGTTCCAGGCGATCGCGACGTTCCAGGACCAGACCAAGTCGGCGGTGTCGGCGGATTGGACCTTCGATCGGCCCGACGTGGCGCTCGTGAATACGAGCAGCGGCGTGCTCACGGCGGGCGGCAAGCTCGGCGGCAAGGGCACCGTGACGGCCAACGCGGGCGGCATCACGGCGACGGCCGATGTCACGGTGAAGCTGCACGTGGTCGATAACGCGGCAGGTCTCACGCCCGCGGAGCAGGCTGCGTTCGACACGCCGAACGGGGCGCCTTCGGGGGCGATCCTCTATCCGTACGACAAGACCGTGTTCGCGCGGGGCATCCTGGCGCCGGAGATCATGTGGAATGGCGGTGCGGCGGGCGACGCGTGGCTCGTGCACATCGAGGAGGCGTACCTCGACGCGAAGATCTACACGAAGGCCGACCCGCCCTCGGGCTACTTGATGAGCGAGGACTTCTGGAATTCGCTCTCCGTGTCGAACGCGGGCGAGAGCGTGAAGGTGTCGGTGTCGCGTCTCTCGGGCGGAACGGCGTACGCGCCGGTGGCGCAGACGTGGACGATTGCGCAGGGCGATCTGCGCGGGTCGATTTACTACTGGGCGGTGAACACCGGGCAGCTCATGAAGATCGCGCCCGGGGAGGCGGTGCCGTCGCTCGTGTTCGATTCGGGCTCGGTGGACGATCTGGGCACGCCGGCGCCCGCCGATTACGACGGCGAAACGCCCCCGTGGTCGAACGGCACGAACGGCAAGCGCTGCGCTGCGTGCCATACCGTGAGCAAGGACGGCAGCCGCATCGCCGCGGTCTTCGAGCGAAAAAACTCGCCGGCGAGCCCGTGGGGCACGATCGACCTGACGCTGTCCCAGCCCGCGGTCATTCAGATGACCTCGTACGCCTCGCAGACGATCTTCGTGGCGCTCTCGCCGGACGGGAAGATCGGCGTGCAGAACGACGCGGACTTCCGCCTGCGCATGAAGGACGCCACCACGGGCGCGGCGATCGCGAGCGGGCTCGACGCCTTCGTCGACAACATGGCCGCACCCGCCTTCGCGCCCGACGGCACGATGATGGCCTTCGCCAGCAACATCACGGGCGGCTATCCCGTCGAGTATTCGCGCGGCGACCTCGACGTGGTCGATTTCAACATGGCGACGAACGAGGTGACGAACCGGCGGCAGATCGTGAACGCCGGCAACTCGGCCGTCGGGTTCCCGAGCTTCTCGCCCGACTCGAAGTGGGTCCTCTACCAGAGGGGCGATTTCAGCCGCGCCAAGTACGGGGTGAACAGCGTCGGGCACAACGACCTGTACATGGCGGACGTGGCCAAGGGCGTGGGGGAGATCGCGCTGAATGCGGCCAACGGCGTGGGATACCTCGAGCCGCGCAACCGGCTGATCAATTACCAGCCGACGGTGAATCCGATCGCGGTGGGCGGGTACATGTGGGTCGTGTTCGTGAGCCCGCGCGATTACGGCAACAAGATGCTCTCGGCGGCGGACCCGACGTACGAGAATCGCAAGCAGCTCTGGGTCGCGGCCGTGAACATGGACCCGAAGCCCGGCGAGGACCCGAGCCACCCGGCGTTCTTCTTGCGGGGGCAGGACCTCAACACGACCAACATGAGCGGCTACTGGGCGCTCGAGGCGTGCAAGGGCGAGGGCGCGGGGTGCGCGCAGGGCTTCGAATGCTGCACCGGCTTCTGCCAGCCCGACGGCAATGGCAGCTACGCCTGCGTGCAGCCCCCGGCGAACCAGTGCTCGCAGATCGGCGAAAAGTGCACGACCGACGGCGATTGCTGCGGCTCGCCGCAGACCAAGTGCATCGGCGGCTTCTGCGCGCAGGGCCAGCCGAAGTGA
- a CDS encoding nuclear transport factor 2 family protein: protein MIAAHQPQLASLLDVTSERGFGGGVGDEDLLDCARQRQAGQIGGQVEQVACAHDPRAWVRRDQASEILGDIPRGGPGEMKVAEDEHSGRRRHAAQDMTYSTGAGKDRPPTMTVLRLSTTGKEGTMQGRMESSIRRRTENQEPIMPQVRRALESKDVEALANLYSEDAVVEEVSNLNPPAHPIVLHGREAILNRLKEEFTVDPVGGWHREVQSTAIIDEVETDEAVAFTEVRTYGAGDKVITQHIAHKRNGQIGHDRMVVARDSE, encoded by the coding sequence GTGATTGCCGCTCACCAGCCACAGCTCGCCTCCTTGCTCGATGTGACGAGCGAACGCGGCTTTGGCGGCGGGGTGGGTGACGAAGACCTCCTCGACTGCGCGCGGCAGCGGCAGGCGGGGCAGATCGGCGGACAGGTCGAACAGGTCGCCTGCGCACACGATCCGCGCGCCTGGGTGCGCCGTGATCAGGCGAGCGAGATCCTCGGAGACATTCCTCGGGGTGGACCGGGTGAGATGAAGGTCGCCGAGGACGAGCATTCGGGGAGACGACGCCATGCAGCACAGGATATGACGTATTCGACCGGGGCGGGCAAAGATCGCCCACCGACGATGACGGTTTTGCGCCTCTCGACAACGGGGAAGGAGGGAACCATGCAAGGGCGCATGGAGAGCTCGATCCGCCGTCGTACGGAAAATCAAGAACCGATCATGCCCCAGGTCCGCCGCGCTCTGGAGAGCAAGGATGTCGAGGCGCTGGCCAACCTTTACAGCGAGGATGCCGTCGTCGAGGAGGTCAGCAACCTCAACCCGCCGGCGCACCCGATCGTGCTCCACGGGCGCGAGGCGATTCTCAATCGCCTGAAGGAGGAGTTCACGGTGGATCCCGTGGGCGGCTGGCACCGGGAAGTGCAGAGCACGGCGATCATCGACGAGGTGGAGACGGACGAAGCCGTGGCTTTCACGGAGGTCCGCACCTACGGGGCCGGCGACAAGGTCATCACGCAGCACATCGCGCACAAGCGCAACGGACAGATCGGGCACGACCGCATGGTGGTCGCGCGCGACTCCGAGTGA
- the recO gene encoding DNA repair protein RecO produces the protein MPRPTRKRVEPIRTEALLVRRVPVGEADLIITLFTEARGMMGAVARSARRTSKRFAGLEPMHLLRVSLEERAGSDLALLVEASIAKPRLHLTTALDRLEAAGRALRWIRGVAPPGTPEPGLFCTVNDLLDALDVAPPEGSVNAHLATAGLRMLGNIGFGLVLDRCVHCGKPCAPEATACLDAEAGGLVCRACGGARLVVRSALRARIEAAAAGDDAAILAEDAQVVVDLVEAALSAHAAPAR, from the coding sequence GTGCCCCGCCCCACGCGCAAACGCGTCGAGCCCATCCGCACCGAGGCCTTGCTCGTTCGCCGCGTGCCCGTCGGCGAGGCCGATCTCATCATCACGCTCTTCACCGAGGCACGCGGCATGATGGGCGCCGTCGCCCGCTCCGCGCGCAGGACCTCCAAGCGCTTCGCGGGCCTCGAGCCCATGCACCTCCTGCGCGTCTCCCTCGAAGAGCGCGCGGGCAGCGATCTCGCCTTGCTCGTCGAGGCTTCCATCGCAAAGCCTCGCCTGCACCTCACGACGGCGCTCGACAGGCTCGAGGCCGCGGGGCGCGCGCTGCGCTGGATTCGCGGGGTCGCGCCGCCGGGCACGCCCGAGCCGGGGCTCTTCTGCACGGTCAACGATCTGCTCGATGCGCTCGATGTCGCGCCGCCGGAGGGCTCGGTCAACGCGCACCTTGCGACGGCGGGCCTGCGCATGCTCGGCAACATCGGCTTCGGCCTCGTGCTCGATCGGTGCGTGCACTGCGGCAAGCCCTGCGCGCCCGAGGCCACCGCGTGCCTCGACGCAGAGGCGGGCGGGCTCGTTTGCCGCGCTTGCGGGGGCGCGAGGCTCGTCGTCCGCTCGGCCCTGCGCGCGCGCATCGAGGCCGCCGCTGCCGGCGATGACGCGGCGATCCTCGCCGAGGACGCGCAGGTCGTGGTGGACCTCGTCGAGGCCGCGCTCAGCGCGCACGCGGCCCCGGCGAGGTGA